A portion of the Kazachstania africana CBS 2517 chromosome 2, complete genome genome contains these proteins:
- the FUS2 gene encoding Fus2p (similar to Saccharomyces cerevisiae FUS2 (YMR232W); ancestral locus Anc_8.762) gives MSKTSKFFEQIYGGASFEMTPIRDYEHDYFHINDNKLPRFLKGNKKLSQSSASVRREGFKRPATLDLTNIGQPLTKKINSPLNLNNFKRQISISTETDNGKRMLCSMLETLYHREKQYSRWMFFANTVYRRALHENVTHKNRFFKLDSHEELLLFGNIDTISSISDIFINSLESFCLRIVGTQEFDEETWREIKRSSSLQKIIFRSYELGDIFQQHLSRMKSTYLSYAVSHQKQMDLFRFIKNEDSRLFQQWQEHCLKAAEFKSLESILELPITRILDWVEALESMLAISDDTISDNLKEKIQSVYEQFLKFKETLTEEMSEYNSHKEYDFALTPGEIIQGYNAGVEVPKIQKGKDYLDVTNHLNDESAKSFVDHSSSYYPSDVEEHFQESINSSLGASSVLEMESIANLTLPETIVKFKLVYKDLISLESMLKKNDLFAILDVNLKNATLWEGLLKGIPPFEDTSDPKSMILSVSSSYVNKLHQQKEQMTFLKLIDLETGVMAPLNTIIKHCDSVRTKLKDLKTLKRDYILYLKEKKAKAHDIKTNLIGKHYEELQNQLTIELPKLLMLINKITGLVILNYSKFMLQYFKTMCGGEKFLERDLANREKCAGDLAPNFDILQSYSSSRYYMKRLVRKDWKFDGEPGASRVVRKLFEL, from the coding sequence ATGTCCAAAACttcgaaattttttgaacagATATATGGTGGAGCTAGCTTTGAAATGACACCAATTAGGGACTATGAGCATGACTATTTCCATATCAATGACAATAAACTTCCAAGGTTTTTGAAAGGCAATAAAAAGCTTTCTCAATCTAGCGCTTCAGTCCGTCGTGAAGGATTCAAGAGACCCGCAACTTTAGATTTAACGAATATAGGACAACCTCTaactaaaaaaatcaattcacCTCTGAatttaaacaattttaaaaggCAGATTAGCATTAGTACAGAAACAGATAATGGCAAGCGTATGCTTTGTTCTATGTTAGAAACCTTGTATCATCGTGAGAAACAGTATTCAAGATGGATGTTTTTTGCTAATACTGTTTATAGAAGGGCATTGCATGAAAATGTGACACATAAaaatagatttttcaagCTGGACTCTCATGAGGAATTGCTTctttttggaaatattgacactatttcttcaataagtgatatattcattaattCTCTGGAGAGTTTTTGTCTGAGAATTGTTGGTACacaagaatttgatgaagaaacatGGAGAGAAATAAAGCGTAGTTCAAGcttacaaaaaataatattcagATCATATGAGTTGGGTGATATTTTCCAACAGCACCTTAGTAGAATGAAGTCAACATACCTCAGCTATGCGGTTTCCCATCAAAAACAAATGGATCTTTTCAGgttcattaaaaatgaagatagtCGTTTATTTCAACAATGGCAGGAGCATTGTTTAAAAGCTGCTGAGTTCAAAAGCTTGGAAAGTATTCTTGAGCTGCCTATTACAAGGATATTAGACTGGGTAGAAGCATTAGAGTCCATGTTAGCCATTTCTGATGACACAATTTCTGATAATTTGAAGGAGAAGATTCAAAGCGTGTATGAGcagtttttgaaattcaaagaaactCTAACGGAAGAAATGTCAGAATATAATAGTCATAAAGAATACGACTTTGCACTGACACCTGGTGAAATAATTCAAGGTTATAATGCTGGAGTAGAGGTGccaaaaatacaaaaagGTAAAGATTATTTAGATGTTACTAACCATTTGAATGATGAGAGCGCCAAGTCATTTGTTGACCATTCTTCAAGCTATTATCCTAGCGATGTGGAGGAACACTTCCAAGAATCAATTAATAGCTCTCTAGGGGCAAGTTCTGTTTTAGAAATGGAAAGTATTGCCAATTTAACTTTACCAGAAACAATTGTTAAGTTCAAGTTGGTCTACAAGGATTTGATAAGCTTAGAAAGTatgttgaaaaagaatgatTTGTTTGCAATTTTGGATGTcaacttgaaaaatgcTACGTTGTGGGAGGGTCTATTAAAAGGCATACCTCCGTTTGAGGATACTAGTGATCCAAAGAGTATGATTTTATCAGTTTCTTCCTCCTATGTCAATAAACTTCATCAACAGAAGGAACAAATGACATTTCTGAAATTAATTGACTTAGAAACAGGGGTAATGGCACCATTGAACACAATCATCAAACATTGTGACAGCGTAAGGACTAAATTAAAAGATCTCAAAACACTAAAAAGAGACTATATTCTCTAtttaaaggaaaaaaaggCAAAAGCACATGATATAAAGACAAACTTAATTGGAAAACATTATGAAGagcttcaaaatcaattaacTATTGAGCTACCGAAACTTCTTATGCTCATAAACAAAATTACTGGTTTAGTTATTCTCAACTACAGCAAATTCATGCTACAATACTTTAAGACCATGTGCGGCGGTGAGAAGTTTTTAGAGAGGGATTTGGCGAATAGAGAGAAATGCGCTGGTGATTTGGCACCCAATTTTGATATCCTGCAATCGTATTCCTCATCCAGATATTACATGAAAAGGTTAGTACGTAAAGACTGGAAATTTGATGGTGAGCCGGGTGCAAGCAGAGTAGTAAGAAAGTTATTCGAACTATGA
- the RRS1 gene encoding ribosome biogenesis protein RRS1 (similar to Saccharomyces cerevisiae RRS1 (YOR294W); ancestral locus Anc_8.763) has product MSSKDYKSLPVTVEKPIPVSYDLGNLSVFDSNVLDRNDFDSSNAAREEHIRNATRDNVQLLINQLLSLPIKSTTNSSGTSDQGANMTLLRLPEPITELPREKPLPKPKAPTKWEKFAAKKGIKSKEKSGKMVYDEASGEWAPKWGYKGINKKLDDQWLVEVDDKVKGTENELVDPRTLNRQERKKLIKKNERQQKKNLAGK; this is encoded by the coding sequence ATGTCATCCAAGGATTATAAAAGTTTACCAGTTACAGTCGAAAAGCCTATTCCAGTATCATACGATTTGGGTAACCTGTCAGTTTTCGATTCAAATGTCCTTGATagaaatgattttgattcttcGAATGCTGCACGTGAAGAACATATCAGAAATGCCACTCGTGACAATGTGCAATtattaataaatcaattacTTTCATTACCAATTAAATCCACCACAAATTCCTCCGGTACGAGTGATCAAGGTGCCAATATGACATTATTGAGATTACCAGAGCCAATTACTGAATTACCTAGAGAAAAACCACTACCTAAGCCAAAGGCACCAACCAAATGGGAGAAATTTGCTGCTAAGAAGGGTATCAAATCTAAAGAAAAGTCAGGAAAGATGGTTTATGATGAAGCCAGCGGTGAATGGGCACCAAAATGGGGTTACAAAGGCATTAATAAGAAGTTAGACGATCAGTGGTTAGTAGAGGTCGACGACAAGGTCAAAGGAACGGAAAATGAATTGGTTGACCCAAGAACTTTGAACAGgcaagaaagaaagaagttaatcaagaagaatgaaaggcagcaaaagaaaaatttagcTGGTAAATGA
- the TRI1 gene encoding Tri1p (similar to Saccharomyces cerevisiae TRI1 (YMR233W) and UAF30 (YOR295W); ancestral locus Anc_8.764), with protein MAVDLSKYRPVIDAIITSCDPDEVSPKKIRRAVQDLFGISFDEQRKEVNEFIIERFNDLQENPLILISKRDMMKKDEHLALRLQDLERQAQKKTRNSTSTKEKVRRKKRKTTTGQSTANNSLASRKWLLSPQLKELLGEDELPRTQVVKLVWDYIKSNNLQNEADRREILCDDKMRPIFGNKVTMFSMNKVLSKHLFNRDEILKKDEDSDIVKKDEDTDNLDIPDEENSG; from the coding sequence ATGGCCGTTGATTTGAGTAAATATAGGCCAGTGATTGATGCAATTATCACTTCATGTGACCCCGATGAAGTGAGTCCCAAGAAGATTAGAAGGGCCGTTCAGGATTTGTTTGGGATTAGTTTCGATGAACAAAGGAAAGAAGtgaatgaatttattatagAACGATTCAATGATTTGCAGGAGAACCCGCTGATATTGATATCTAAAAGGgatatgatgaaaaaagatgaaCATTTGGCGTTGAGATTACAGGACCTGGAGAGACAAGCacaaaaaaagacaagGAATAGCACATCTACTAAGGAGAAAGTTCGtaggaagaagaggaagacGACAACGGGACAATCTACTGCCAATAATAGTCTGGCCAGTCGTAAATGGTTACTGAGCCCTCAATTGAAAGAACTTCTTGGTGAAGATGAGTTACCAAGGACCCAGGTTGTTAAATTAGTGTGGGATTATATCAAAAGtaataatttacaaaacGAAGCTGATCGAAGGGAGATTTTATGTGATGACAAAATGAGGCCTATATTTGGTAATAAAGTAACGATGTTTTCCATGAATAAGGTATTATCAAAGCATTTATTTAATCGGGAtgagattttgaagaaagatgaagacAGTGATATCGTAAAGAAAGATGAGGACACTGATAATTTGGACATAccagatgaagaaaactCAGGATGA
- the RNA1 gene encoding GTPase-activating protein RNA1 (similar to Saccharomyces cerevisiae RNA1 (YMR235C); ancestral locus Anc_8.769), with translation MASLPFTPVYEESEVFSIASKALKLSSADDINPILDDLLKLSKVKKIDLSGNTIGIEASKALSECIANNSSIIDNLEEINFADLYTSRLVDEVVESLQLLLPTFLKCKKLTIVNLSDNAFGLRTIDSLESYISNAVSLRHLLLSNNGMGPFAGERIGKALFQLAKNKKAAKADSLLETFICGRNRLENGSSLYLAIGLKAHGDDLKTVKLYQNGIRPRGIMNLLSYGFKFNKNLEILDLQDNTFTKSASFILAQCLPIWKDTLKELNLNDCLLKGTGCDVVFKVLKDTQFANLETLKVEYNELKQETIINYFLPALEENNLPKLKELQINGNRLEEDSDALDTLQEKFEDLEIDDLEELDSEDEEEEEEEEEEEDENETLQVVDIEPLEKALSELSIDSLTDALAKTTI, from the coding sequence ATGGCTAGTTTACCTTTCACTCCAGTCTATGAAGAATCTGAGGTCTTCTCTATCGCTAGCAAAGCTTTAAAATTATCTTCAGCCGATGATATTAATCCTATTTTAGAtgatcttttaaaattatcaaaagtTAAGAAAATCGATTTATCTGGTAATACCATCGGTATCGAAGCTTCTAAAGCATTATCTGAATGTATTGCAAACAATTCAAGCATTATTGACAATctagaagaaattaatttcGCTGATCTATACACTTCTCGTCTGGTCGATGAAGTCGTGGAATCTTTacaattattattacctACTTTTTTAAAATGTAAGAAATTAACTATTGTTAACTTATCTGATAATGCATTTGGTCTGAGAACTATCGACTCCTTAGAATCATACATCAGTAACGCCGTCTCATTAAGGCATCTTCTATTGAGTAACAATGGTATGGGTCCATTTGCTGGTGAACGTATTGGTAAAGCCTTATTCCAATTAGctaaaaataagaaagcCGCTAAAGCTGATTCCCTATTAGAAACTTTCATTTGTGGTCGTAATAGATTAGAAAATGGTTCCTCTTTATATTTGGCCATTGGTTTAAAGGCTCATGgtgatgatttgaaaactgTTAAACTATATCAAAATGGTATCAGACCTCGTGGTATCATGAACTTATTAAGTTATGGTTTCaagttcaataaaaatttggaaattttggATTTACAAGATAATACTTTCACTAAGAGTGCTTCCTTCATTCTAGCCCAATGCCTACCAATTTGGAAAGAtactttgaaagaattgaatcTAAACGACTGTTTATTGAAAGGGACCGGCTGTGACGTTGTTTTCAAAGTCTTGAAAGACACTCAATTTGCCAATCTTGAAACTTTGAAAGTCGAATATAACGAATTAAAACAAGAAACcatcatcaattatttcttaCCTgcattagaagaaaataacttaccaaaattaaaagaattacaaattaACGGTAACAGATTAGAAGAAGACTCAGACGCTTTAGATActttacaagaaaaattcgaggatttggaaattgatgacttggaagaattagattctgaagatgaagaagaagaagaagaggaagaagaagaagaagacgaaaACGAAACCTTGCAAGTTGTCGATATTGAACCATTGGAAAAAGCACTATCTGAACTCTCTATTGATTCCTTGACGGATGCTTTAGCCAAGACTACAATCTAA
- the KAFR0B03470 gene encoding EDF1/MBF1 family transcription factor (similar to Saccharomyces cerevisiae MBF1 (YOR298C-A); ancestral locus Anc_8.770), which yields MSDWDSTTVIGQKVRAGGSGPRANVARTQGQINAARRQGLVLSVDKKYGTTNIKGDTEGQRLTKIDRETDIVKPKKLDASVGKAIARVRTEKKLSQKDLATKINEKPTVINDYESGRAIPNQQILNKLERALGVKLRGKSIGEPLGGPKKK from the coding sequence ATGTCTGATTGGGATTCCACTACTGTTATTGGTCAGAAAGTTAGAGCTGGTGGTTCTGGTCCAAGAGCTAACGTTGCTAGAACTCAAGGTCAAATTAATGCTGCTAGAAGACAAGGTCTTGTCTTGTCCGTCGATAAGAAATACGGTACTACCAACATCAAGGGCGACACTGAAGGTCAAAGATTGACTAAGATTGATAGAGAAACTGATATTGTTaagccaaaaaaattggatgCTTCTGTAGGTAAGGCAATTGCAAGAGTTAGaactgaaaagaaattgtcTCAAAAGGATTTGGCTACTAAGATCAATGAAAAACCCACTGTTATCAACGATTATGAATCCGGTAGAGCTATTCCAAACCAACAGATTTTAAACAAATTGGAAAGAGCTCTAGGTGTGAAATTAAGAGGTAAGAGTATCGGTGAACCATTAGGCGgtccaaagaagaagtaa
- the TAF9 gene encoding chromatin modification protein (similar to Saccharomyces cerevisiae TAF9 (YMR236W); ancestral locus Anc_8.771) yields the protein MSVGNNVSNNGTLSQEDVPRDVRLLHLLLASQGIHQYEDQVPLQLMDFAYRYTKGVLKDAMVYNDHVNSTDHKLSVEDIRLAISARTQYQFKPTAPKELLLQLAAERNKKALPQVMGSWGIRLPPEKYCLTAKEWNLNDDQPNSNE from the coding sequence ATGAGTGTGGGCAATAATGTATCTAATAACGGGACTTTGTCCCAGGAGGACGTTCCAAGAGATGTGCGTCTCTTGCATTTACTATTAGCTTCCCAAGGTATACACCAGTACGAAGATCAAGTGCCGCTGCAATTGATGGATTTCGCTTACAGATACACAAAGGGTGTTCTCAAAGATGCCATGGTCTATAACGATCATGTCAATTCCACAGATCATAAACTCTCCGTGGAAGACATACGGCTAGCTATATCTGCAAGAACGCAGTACCAGTTTAAGCCCACAGCTccaaaagaattattgTTACAATTGGCCGCTGAACGTAATAAGAAGGCTTTGCCACAGGTGATGGGGTCATGGGGTATTAGATTGCCGCCTGAAAAGTACTGTCTCACTGCAAAAGAATGGAATCTCAACGACGACCAgccaaattcaaatgaatgA